The following coding sequences are from one Rhodobiaceae bacterium window:
- a CDS encoding type VI secretion system, phage-baseplate injector has translation MTEECAPRTLCLMSEHAFQLSDLFRRQENLIRRGTVAELDLGAARLRVKIGDTETDWVPWMTLRAGTDRSWAPPSVGEQVLLLSESGDYRNGIALFGLYQTAHPAPDSDRDVTCHHWEDGAIASYDKGAHALEIDLPESGEFIFKVGRTTLSLRDAEVTLTSPKFRGVRS, from the coding sequence GTGACAGAAGAGTGCGCCCCCCGCACCTTGTGTCTCATGTCAGAACACGCATTCCAATTGTCAGACCTTTTCCGCCGACAGGAAAATCTCATTCGTCGCGGCACCGTTGCCGAACTTGATCTCGGCGCGGCGCGTCTGCGCGTGAAGATCGGAGACACTGAGACTGACTGGGTGCCCTGGATGACCCTTCGCGCCGGAACCGACCGAAGCTGGGCTCCTCCCAGCGTCGGCGAGCAGGTTCTTCTCCTCTCAGAGTCCGGCGACTATCGCAACGGCATTGCGCTCTTTGGCCTCTACCAAACAGCCCATCCCGCGCCAGACAGTGACCGCGACGTCACATGCCACCATTGGGAAGACGGCGCGATAGCCTCCTATGACAAGGGAGCCCATGCCCTTGAAATCGACCTGCCAGAGAGCGGCGAATTCATTTTCAAAGTCGGTCGTACCACCCTCTCGCTTCGTGATGCGGAAGTCACCCTGACAAGTCCGAAATTCCGTGGGGTCCGCTCATGA
- a CDS encoding phage virion morphogenesis family protein has translation MEDALKDLERLETWAEALLASLSPRERQKLLRRMGVRLRRSNSKRITRQTDANGRRWKPRKKQEGKVARKRKMLLGFRKARHMKVKATSESVSVGYSGNAGRIGRIHHYGLRDRLSAPKGGKGPQKGSLVKFAERKLLGLSGQDQKELGQMILHHIDKEGLAS, from the coding sequence ATGGAAGATGCGCTCAAAGATCTGGAACGCTTGGAGACATGGGCGGAGGCCCTACTTGCAAGCCTCAGTCCCCGCGAACGCCAGAAGCTATTGCGGCGCATGGGGGTTCGTCTCCGGCGGTCAAATTCCAAACGCATCACACGCCAGACGGATGCAAATGGCCGCCGCTGGAAACCTCGAAAGAAGCAGGAAGGCAAAGTCGCGCGCAAACGCAAAATGCTTCTGGGCTTTCGCAAGGCCCGCCACATGAAAGTGAAAGCGACCTCGGAGAGCGTGTCGGTGGGCTATAGCGGCAATGCAGGCCGCATCGGCCGCATTCATCACTATGGCCTTCGCGACCGCCTGTCCGCACCAAAGGGTGGGAAGGGCCCCCAGAAGGGATCATTGGTGAAGTTCGCCGAACGAAAGCTTCTGGGTCTTTCAGGCCAAGACCAGAAGGAGCTGGGCCAGATGATCCTCCACCATATTGACAAAGAAGGGCTTGCCTCATGA
- a CDS encoding baseplate J-like protein — protein MSRFDDIDLSKLGKPNVIVPLDFETALTELKADYAGRYPDFSADLESEPLVKLMETAAYREVTLRGQINDDARAVMLAFAEDTDLDHIGARFAVARKLIDPGDANAIPPIPPTPEKDEAFRRRIQLAPEALSVAGPRGGYIFNALTAGEQPARSEITSPEPGIVLIRYEFTDNLAALAKDSDAYMSNPGEVTIVIMGWGGTGVPSQETLDAITAHLNDEHVRPLGDTVIVRPVEVVEYAINATLETLDGPAGPIIKASAEAALAAYVETRHRIGLRVTESGLHEALTVPGVEKVVLNGFADIAPERHETAHCTGFTVDVEAVNV, from the coding sequence ATGAGCCGGTTTGACGACATTGATCTGAGCAAGCTTGGGAAACCGAACGTCATTGTACCGCTCGACTTTGAAACAGCGTTGACCGAACTCAAGGCCGACTATGCCGGGCGCTATCCCGACTTCTCAGCAGATCTTGAAAGCGAACCGCTGGTGAAGCTCATGGAGACCGCCGCTTATCGCGAAGTCACCCTGCGTGGCCAAATCAATGATGATGCCCGTGCGGTAATGCTCGCCTTCGCGGAAGACACAGACCTTGATCATATTGGTGCGCGCTTTGCGGTCGCCCGAAAGCTGATTGATCCAGGTGATGCAAATGCGATCCCACCCATTCCGCCAACTCCTGAAAAGGACGAGGCCTTCCGACGACGCATTCAGCTAGCCCCGGAAGCCCTCTCCGTCGCGGGCCCCAGAGGCGGCTACATCTTCAACGCCCTGACAGCGGGTGAACAACCGGCGAGATCCGAAATCACAAGCCCGGAACCCGGCATCGTGCTTATCCGTTACGAGTTCACGGACAATCTGGCTGCGCTCGCCAAAGATAGTGACGCCTATATGAGCAATCCGGGCGAGGTCACAATTGTGATTATGGGCTGGGGCGGCACCGGAGTTCCGTCACAAGAAACCCTAGATGCCATCACGGCTCACTTGAACGATGAACATGTGCGCCCCCTTGGTGACACGGTGATCGTGCGCCCGGTTGAAGTGGTTGAATACGCTATTAACGCCACGCTTGAGACGCTGGACGGCCCCGCGGGACCCATCATCAAGGCAAGCGCTGAAGCAGCGCTCGCCGCCTATGTAGAAACCCGACACCGCATCGGCCTGCGGGTGACAGAAAGCGGACTCCATGAAGCCCTTACCGTCCCTGGTGTTGAAAAGGTCGTACTAAATGGGTTTGCCGACATAGCGCCCGAACGGCACGAGACCGCACATTGCACAGGCTTCACGGTCGATGTGGAGGCGGTAAATGTCTGA
- a CDS encoding peptidase M15, translating to MNAIDFRPSRHFTLAEAMRSQEAVRHGIDNLPPRNTFPVLAAFAENILEPVRDHFGIPYSPQSWFRCETLERRLCWTSFINWCKRRKREPDEESWAIYFDRKQHPKGCAGDLELPGISNYELAKWMRDNLEFDQLILEFHVWGKPTSGWVHASYVEGENRGEVLTIGRGRALEGLPDYD from the coding sequence ATGAATGCCATCGACTTTCGCCCGTCCCGACACTTCACATTGGCCGAGGCCATGCGCAGCCAGGAAGCCGTGCGCCACGGCATTGACAACCTTCCCCCACGAAACACTTTTCCAGTCCTCGCCGCCTTTGCTGAAAACATCCTCGAACCTGTCCGCGACCATTTTGGTATTCCCTATTCCCCGCAAAGTTGGTTTCGCTGCGAAACTCTGGAACGCCGCTTGTGCTGGACCTCTTTCATCAATTGGTGCAAGCGCCGGAAGCGCGAACCGGATGAGGAAAGCTGGGCCATCTATTTTGATCGCAAGCAACACCCGAAGGGCTGCGCAGGTGACCTGGAGCTGCCCGGCATTTCAAATTATGAGCTCGCGAAGTGGATGCGCGACAATCTGGAGTTTGATCAACTCATTCTGGAATTTCATGTCTGGGGGAAACCAACCTCCGGCTGGGTGCATGCGTCTTATGTTGAGGGCGAAAACCGGGGCGAAGTCCTGACCATTGGCCGGGGCCGTGCGCTCGAAGGTCTGCCCGACTACGATTAG
- a CDS encoding gene 25-like lysozyme, with protein MKGMNAHNGASLDGIDHLRQSISDILTTPLGSRVMRRDYGSLAFQLIDQAANASGHMLLKAVCAHALAKWEPRVRLIRVALSDMSKDGRVTIDLDLEYSETGDTISLVGLAVS; from the coding sequence ATGAAGGGCATGAACGCACATAACGGCGCGTCGCTCGACGGGATTGATCATCTTCGCCAATCCATCTCGGACATTCTGACCACGCCGCTTGGAAGCCGGGTTATGCGCCGGGATTATGGCTCCCTAGCCTTTCAATTGATTGACCAGGCGGCGAATGCGAGCGGACACATGCTCCTGAAGGCTGTCTGTGCGCACGCCCTTGCAAAATGGGAGCCGCGTGTGCGCCTCATCCGTGTTGCGCTTTCTGACATGAGCAAAGACGGGCGGGTGACGATCGATCTCGATCTTGAATATTCCGAAACCGGCGACACCATCTCACTTGTGGGGCTCGCTGTTTCATGA